The sequence TTCACATGAGTCGCAACAACTTGCCCACTGCTTAAGCTCGGCGGACGTTCTGCTTCTAATAAACGAGGAGCTTCTAACTCAGCAGCCGTTGTCGGATTTCCGTTGAGTAACACGGTATTTTCTAAGCTTCTGAAAACACGTAACACCTGTTGGTCAGTATTCGTGGAAAGAACCATAGACTTCTGTTGTTGATACTCACCTTCGATCAATACATCGAAATTGTAGTGGTTCCCCAATTTAGACTGTGTTTCATAGCGAAACCTTAGCGTACCAACCTCAGGATAAGCATTTTCCAAATAAGCCTTAGCTTCTTGTTGCGTTGTCACAACGGTGCTGCCAATTGGGTAATCCCATTCAGCGGCACTGCTTGTTGCAGAAGCTAAGCACAAAGCAAGGTAAAGAGAACTCTTCTTCATATGTCCTCCTTAAAACTCATACTTGGCGTTAACAGTGAAGTAACGACCAGGTTCTGTAGAGTAAAGTTTATTGCTGTCCGCAATACCCGCAACATCTTGGTATCGGATGTATTCTTTATCAAATAGGTTGATCACATTGGCGCTAACATCCAAGCCAAAGTTCCAAGAGTAACTCAAACCTAAATCGACACTCGCCCAGCCAGCGGTCGTCGCACAATCGGTAACGATACCTAAATCATCTTCACATTGAGGTACGTTATCCATAGCTTGTGCCCAATTGACCTGCGCGTAAGCAGAGATAGCGTTGTCGTCATAAGCTATCTCAGCATTACCTTCCCAAGGTGTGAGTGTACGAACTTTTTCTCCATCTTCGTCTTCTCCATCAACGTAACCAACCTTGGTACTCACACTCCAAAACTCGCTTAAACGATGAGCAATTGAAGCTTCAATGCCATACGTCTCGACTCCATTTACATTTTGATACTGCTTGTAGTAGTTACCTGTATTTGAGTCCGGCACAAACGTGATCTGTTTAACGTCGATAAAATTATCGAACTTTTGATAGAAAACGGCCGCGTAAAGCTGCGTTTGTCCATTATCAAACTTACTGCCTAATTCGAACGAATCACTGGTTTCGGCCTCTAGATCCATATTCGGCACAATGACAAATGGGGTGATTGGGACAAAATCATGGTTCTGGTAACCATAAATTTTGTCATAACCCGGAGCTCTAAAGCCGTGATTGTAAGAAAGGTATGTATTAAACGAGTCCGTCAACTGATAACTCACCGATAAGCTAGGAGAAAACTCACTCGAATTTTGCTCCTTCACTTCATAGCCATTGATCGTGTTCTGTGACTCAGGTTTCAACTGGTGTAAATCAAAACGAGCACCTGCCGTCACAGTCCAATCGTCAATTTCAATCGCGTCACGAATAAAGGCGGCAAAGTTGTACGAGCGAGCGGGAGCAAAAGGCACATCCGTGTTAAGTGACACTCCGTTCCAATCTAAAACAGAAGATTGACTTGGACGCTCATGGAGGTTGGTTTCCATATTCACGCCATAAGATAAGGTATGACTCATGTTGCGATGTTGGAATGCACTAATAAAATCGGCGTTTACACCAAGAAGCTGATCGGTAAAACCACGAACATCAATCGTTCTGCGTAACTCAGAAACGTTGTTGTTGGTTCGAGACATCAAACGATTGGTGGTATCTTCATTAGTCATATCACGCCAATAGATCTTGGCATCCAATTCCTCGAACCAAGTATTGGAAGGAAGGTACTCAAAGCCCGCATACGCAGAAAAAGTCTCGGTATAGGATTGTTGATCAAAATCTTCAGTATCCCACTTGCCATCTTTTTGGATCTTAGAGGTGCCCTCTTTTCTATTTAGATTCTCTTTATAGTACTCAACATTCCCTTTAAGCATTAATGCATCACTTGACCAGTAATTGAGCGTATAACCACCACCGACACCGTCTATGTCTCGGTTATATAAGTCTTCGTCAAAATTACGAGTTTCTTCACCTTCCCAATAAGAAAGGTTTATCAAGCTTTCAAACTTTCCCGAACGAAAAGCAAGGTTTGTCGCGCCTTTGTATTTATTACTGATACCGGTATAGGTTGCTGAGACATCACTATAAAAGTCTTCGTTGTCGAGATAATCCCCCGGCTTTTTAGTCCGAACCACTACCACACCACCAATAGCACCCGAACCAAATACAGACGAACTCGCCCCTTTTATAACCTCAATACTTTCGAGGTTAGACATATCAAACGAGTTACGCCCAATTTTGTCATTGAGGTCATTGGCTCCAAAGCCGTCAGCAGACTTTATTCCGTCTTTAACAATCAAGATACGGTTACCAGTCATTCCGCGGATAGTGATATTTTGAGGTCGCCCCGCTCCCCCAGAAACACTGACTCCCGGTTCGCTCTTTATTGCATCATAAAGCTCAGTTGCGCCCTTTTTTTCGAGTTCTTCACCAGTAATCACGGCAACTGAACCTGCAACTTCAGATAGTGGCTGTTCAATTTTATTCGCTGTTACGATCACTTCTTCAAAGTGATAAACCTCGGATTCGGCATGCACGAGGTTGGCAGCAAGTACGCTCAGTACTGCCGCTGATAGGGGGGAAAGCTTCATTTACTGCTCCGCTTTAATGTCTTTCAGGGTAAGTGATAAAAGAAATGCGTACTCAAACGCTTGTTGTGACTGGGAGCGCCGCCTGTCGGTCGAGTGCCCCTGAGTAAAGTTTGTCGCTAACAGATAGGGCCCGCTTCCGGTCGTAAGCTCGTTAAGTTTCGCGTAATACTTAGCCCCTTCCCAATAAGGAACACGGCGGTCATTGAGGCCAACTTGAATTAAAATCGGAGGGTAATTTTGTTCTCTAAGATTCAAATAAGGGTCGTATTCTTCCATTGCCTTTAATTCATCGGCGACACTAGGGTTACCCCATTCCCCGTACTGTTGAGCGGTTAACGGTAGAGATGAGTCAGACATGCTGTTTACTACATCGACGAACGGCACTTTGAGGACTGCACCATTAAATAATTCAGGAGCCTGATTTAGAGCCGCCGCAACAAGAGTTCCACCAGCACTGCCACCCATCGCATAAATAGAACGCTTACCTAGATTGTATGTAGTCAAATCACGAGCAACGGCGATGAAATCCAAGATGGCATTTTCTTTTTTTATCCCCTTGCCTGCTTGATACCAAGAGTCACCATAGAAACCACCACCGCGAACATGCGCAATCGCATAAATAACACCTTCATCAAGGAGGCTGATAATTTGAGGCATAAAGTAGGGCTTCATCGTCACGCCATACGCCCCGTATCCGTACAAAAATACAGGAGTATCCTGAGTGAGTTTATCTTTACGATAAGCCAGAGTAACGGGGATCGATACCTCGCCAGACTTCACCATAACTTGTGCAGTTTGATACGCTGATTGTTGGTATTGAGGGTAATGATCTTGAGAGAGTAATTCTCGTTTTAGAGAACCCGTATTTAAGCTTTCCCACTTTGCAGGTTGGGTAAGAGACATACTTCTAATATGCAGTTTATTACTCGTGTAGTCGCCAACTTGACTCACCCAAGCAACCTGGTCCACCTCGGTTATTGGTTGGCTTAAACGATATTTGTTGCTGCTATCAAAGAAATGTAAAGACTGAATTGCCCCACTCTGACTAATAACCACAGGACCAGATTCAAACAAATAAAAGTTGTTGATTCTGGATTCATCTGCCGGCTCAAAGACGGTGGTCCATTGCTCTACTTGTGAAGCTTGGTGCAGCGGTACAGAGTAAAATGCAAAATGACTGCGTGTATGGTTACTGTTGACGAATAAACGAGAGCCAGAAACATCAAGGTAGTATTCCACGCCAACTTTACGTGGCAAAACGGGTTGAGATATTTCCCCAGAATCAAGGTTTAATAAGCGCTGCTCACTTGAACTACCACTGTTTGCCTGTACCACAGCAAATTGAGTATCACTTGATAGGTAATACGACAGTAACCAAGCAGAATCTGACTCTTCTAGTAGCTGAATGGGATCTGACTGATCTAAGAAGTATTTCGCTAATGCATAAGGTTTTGAGGTCTGTTTTTCCAGTTGAATCAAATACAGAGACAATCCATCTTTAGACCATGCCAATGAACTATCTACATTTTGGGCTACAGAGATAACTTGATGAGTTTGAAGATCAACAACACTTACTCGATATTGTTCTGCCCCTGTAACATCTTCAGCGATCGCAAGTTTTGTTCTGGTTGAGTCTAGTGTCCAAGCGCCTAATTGGTAATAGTCAAATTCAGCAGATCGAGCATCAATGTTAAGTAATTCAGTAAAATCTTCACTCCCAACTAACCGTGATAGCAAGGATCTCTTACCATCGCGCTCCAGGATCGCATATTCATATCCACCAATTTCTTGCCATGGTTTGTCAGCTCGATTAGGGCGGTTGTCATACCAATTTTTTTGTAGGGATTCACTCAAAGATTGAATACGTTCTTGATACTGGTGAGTTTTGTTATTTTGTTGTTCAAGATACTTGAGCACATTGCTCCCGCTACGAGAATCATCTCTGGGCCAGGAGAATTGATCAGAAGCACTAACTTCTCCTGTCAACAAGAGAGCAAAAGCTAACAACACAAACGCTTTCATAAATACAACAAATCCATACGCTAATTTGATAAATTTCGCTTATACTGCACATAAACGATAATGAGATCAATTATCATTTGCATAAATATGTGACTTGAATCACGAGGAATGCATCAATTAATGATGGCTTGCTATTGCAACCATAGGGAAAATTTAAATTCAAATAAGAGTGATAAGTTAGTCAATAATGTTTATTGGTGGCAAATTTATGGGCAATTATAGAATAAGCAATCGTTTACTTAATTTTAGGCAACGACTTAGTTCAACAGGCTCTATCTATAAGTTCAACTAACACGTTGGCTCAGCAAACCTACTCACCAAGATCTTTGTCCCAAATCCTTTCTATCGCTTCTACTCTTCGAATCTGCTTTGAAGGAAAATGTACGACCCTAAGATCAGCGATCGTTTCTTGTTGTTCTAACTGCGAAAGCGCAGCATCGTTGAGAATGTCATTTCGTTCTACTTGGTAAACTTCCAAGGCATCTTCAAATTCAGCTCTTTGTTGGTCGAGCGCTTCAAGCCTTTGCGCAGCTTCTTCGCCGACAAGTTCATTTCGCTTTAAGTATTTATCTTGTTGATCAAGCCCCTCAGAGCTTGATAGTTGTTGCAGCAAGACCTGATTCTGATGGCTCGTTTGAACGTAATCAGGCTGTTCTGACATCAAAGCATCCATCCTTTGTTGATAGTCTTGCTCACCTAAGCCCTCTTGTTTCAGAAGTAACTTTTCTAAAGCGATTTCTCTCATGCGATTGTCATGAGTAAACAGAATACTTATCTCGCTCTGGCTAAAGAATTGATCCTGGAGATCGAGTAACGCTTGATTAAGTGCTTGTAAGTCTTCGGCTGAAATTGATGTAGTGTCGAACCGAACATCCAACGAGGTCAGTGCCGATTTATACTCAAGGTATTTGGCAAACAATGCTTCATCGACAACGGCACTTTGTGATTGATTGTGATGTTTTGCCACGTTGTCACGAATATC is a genomic window of Vibrio crassostreae containing:
- a CDS encoding TonB-dependent hemoglobin/transferrin/lactoferrin family receptor, with the translated sequence MKLSPLSAAVLSVLAANLVHAESEVYHFEEVIVTANKIEQPLSEVAGSVAVITGEELEKKGATELYDAIKSEPGVSVSGGAGRPQNITIRGMTGNRILIVKDGIKSADGFGANDLNDKIGRNSFDMSNLESIEVIKGASSSVFGSGAIGGVVVVRTKKPGDYLDNEDFYSDVSATYTGISNKYKGATNLAFRSGKFESLINLSYWEGEETRNFDEDLYNRDIDGVGGGYTLNYWSSDALMLKGNVEYYKENLNRKEGTSKIQKDGKWDTEDFDQQSYTETFSAYAGFEYLPSNTWFEELDAKIYWRDMTNEDTTNRLMSRTNNNVSELRRTIDVRGFTDQLLGVNADFISAFQHRNMSHTLSYGVNMETNLHERPSQSSVLDWNGVSLNTDVPFAPARSYNFAAFIRDAIEIDDWTVTAGARFDLHQLKPESQNTINGYEVKEQNSSEFSPSLSVSYQLTDSFNTYLSYNHGFRAPGYDKIYGYQNHDFVPITPFVIVPNMDLEAETSDSFELGSKFDNGQTQLYAAVFYQKFDNFIDVKQITFVPDSNTGNYYKQYQNVNGVETYGIEASIAHRLSEFWSVSTKVGYVDGEDEDGEKVRTLTPWEGNAEIAYDDNAISAYAQVNWAQAMDNVPQCEDDLGIVTDCATTAGWASVDLGLSYSWNFGLDVSANVINLFDKEYIRYQDVAGIADSNKLYSTEPGRYFTVNAKYEF
- a CDS encoding lipase secretion chaperone — translated: MKKTAILSITTIALMSTAAVFLYPTFLPVKTDELNSNKKIEQNASSLKATSQQDTEIDNASAKDMMEYFVSGNNELTLEDIRDNVAKHHNQSQSAVVDEALFAKYLEYKSALTSLDVRFDTTSISAEDLQALNQALLDLQDQFFSQSEISILFTHDNRMREIALEKLLLKQEGLGEQDYQQRMDALMSEQPDYVQTSHQNQVLLQQLSSSEGLDQQDKYLKRNELVGEEAAQRLEALDQQRAEFEDALEVYQVERNDILNDAALSQLEQQETIADLRVVHFPSKQIRRVEAIERIWDKDLGE
- a CDS encoding prolyl oligopeptidase family serine peptidase — translated: MKAFVLLAFALLLTGEVSASDQFSWPRDDSRSGSNVLKYLEQQNNKTHQYQERIQSLSESLQKNWYDNRPNRADKPWQEIGGYEYAILERDGKRSLLSRLVGSEDFTELLNIDARSAEFDYYQLGAWTLDSTRTKLAIAEDVTGAEQYRVSVVDLQTHQVISVAQNVDSSLAWSKDGLSLYLIQLEKQTSKPYALAKYFLDQSDPIQLLEESDSAWLLSYYLSSDTQFAVVQANSGSSSEQRLLNLDSGEISQPVLPRKVGVEYYLDVSGSRLFVNSNHTRSHFAFYSVPLHQASQVEQWTTVFEPADESRINNFYLFESGPVVISQSGAIQSLHFFDSSNKYRLSQPITEVDQVAWVSQVGDYTSNKLHIRSMSLTQPAKWESLNTGSLKRELLSQDHYPQYQQSAYQTAQVMVKSGEVSIPVTLAYRKDKLTQDTPVFLYGYGAYGVTMKPYFMPQIISLLDEGVIYAIAHVRGGGFYGDSWYQAGKGIKKENAILDFIAVARDLTTYNLGKRSIYAMGGSAGGTLVAAALNQAPELFNGAVLKVPFVDVVNSMSDSSLPLTAQQYGEWGNPSVADELKAMEEYDPYLNLREQNYPPILIQVGLNDRRVPYWEGAKYYAKLNELTTGSGPYLLATNFTQGHSTDRRRSQSQQAFEYAFLLSLTLKDIKAEQ